The proteins below come from a single Eptesicus fuscus isolate TK198812 chromosome 5, DD_ASM_mEF_20220401, whole genome shotgun sequence genomic window:
- the ITGB1 gene encoding integrin beta-1 isoform X1 → MNLQLIFWIGLISSVCYVFGQADENRCLKANAKSCGECIQAGPNCGWCTNSTFLQEGMPTSARCDDLEALKKKGCHPDDIENPRGSKDIKKNKNVTNRSKGTAEKLKPEDITQIQPQQLVLQLRSGEPQTFALKFKRAEDYPIDLYYLMDLSYSMKDDLENVKSLGTDLMNEMKRITSDFRIGFGSFVEKTVMPYISTTPAKLKNPCTSEQNCTSPFSYKNVLSLTDKGGVFNDLVGKQRISGNLDSPEGGFDAIMQVAVCGSLIGWRNVTRLLVFSTDAGFHFAGDGKLGGIVLPNDGQCHLENDMYTMSHYYDYPSIAHLVQKLSENNIQTIFAVTEEFQPVYKELKNLIPKSAVGTLSANSSNVIQLIIDAYNSLSSEVILENSKLPEGVTISYKSYCKNGVNGTGENGRKCSNISIGDEVQFEISITSNKCPNKNSETIKIKPLGFTEEVEIILQFICECECQSEGIPSSPKCHEGNGTFECGACRCNEGRVGRHCECSTDEVNSEDMDAYCRKENSSEICSNNGECVCGQCVCRKRDNTNEIYSGKFCECDNFNCDRSNGLICGGNGVCKCRVCECNPNYTGSACDCSLDTTSCMATNGQICNGRGVCECGACKCTDPKFQGPTCEMCQTCLGVCAEHKECVQCRAFNKGEKKDTCAQECSHFNITKVESRDKLPQPGQVDPLSHCKEKDVDDCWFYFTYSVNGNNEAIVHVVETPECPTGPDIIPIVAGVVAGIVLIGLALLLIWKLLMIIHDRREFAKFEKEKMNAKWDTQENPIYKSPINNFKNPNYGHKAGL, encoded by the exons ATGAAAATAGATGTTTAAAAGCAAATGCCAAATCATGTGGAGAATGTATACAAGCAGGGCCAAATTGTGGATGGTGTACAAATTCA ACATTTTTACAAGAAGGAATGCCTACTTCTGCACGATGTGATGATTTAgaagccttaaaaaagaagggtTGTCATCCAGATGATATAGAAAACCCCAGAGGTtccaaagatataaagaaaaataaaaacgtaACCAACCGTAGCAAAGGAACTGCAGAGAAGCTCAAACCAGAAGATATCACGCAGATCCAACCACAGCAGTTGGTTTTGCAATTACGATCAG GGGAGCCTCAAACATTTGCATTAAAATTCAAGAGAGCTGAAGACTATCCCATTGATCTCTACTACCTAATGGACCTTTCTTACTCTATGAAAGATGACTTGGAGAATGTAAAAAGTCTTGGAACAGATCTGATGAATGAAATGAAGAGGATTACTTCGGACTTCCGAATAG GGTTTGGCTCATTTGTGGAGAAAACTGTGATGCCTTACATTAGTACAACACCAGCAAAGCTCAAGAACCCTTGCACAAGTGAACAGAACTGCACCAGCCCATTTAGCTACAAAAATGTGCTCAGTCTTACTGATAAAGGGGGAGTATTTAATGATCTTGTTGGTAAACAGCGCATATCTGGAAATTTGGATTCTCCAGAAGGTGGTTTTGATGCAATCATGCAAGTTGCAGTTTGTGGG tcattgattggctggagAAATGTTACACGGCTGCTGGTATTTTCTACGGATGCTGGGTTTCACTTTGCTGGAGATGGGAAACTTGGTGGCATTGTTTTACCAAATGATGGACAGTGTCACCTGGAAAATGATATGTACACAATGAGCCACTATTAT GATTATCCTTCCATTGCTCACCTTGTCCAGAAATTAAGTGAAAATAACATTCAGACGATTTTTGCAGTTACTGAAGAATTTCAGCCCGTTTACAAG GAACTGAAAAATTTGATCCCTAAGTCAGCAGTAGGAACATTATCTGCAAATTCCAGCAATGTAATTCAGTTGATCATCGATGCATACAAT TCCCTTTCCTCAGAAGTAATTTTGGAAAACAGCAAATTGCCAGAAGGAGTAACAATAAGTTATAAATCTTACTGCAAAAATGGGGTGAATGGAACAggggaaaatggaagaaaatgctcCAATATTTCCATTGGAGATGAG gtTCAATTTGAAATTAGCATCACTTCAAATAAATGTCCAAATAAGAATTCTGAAACCATTAAAATTAAACCTCTGGGCTTCACTGAAGAAGTAGAGATTATTCTTCAGTTCATCTGTGAGTGTGAATGCCAAAGTGAAGGCATCCCTAGTAGTCCAAAGTGTCACGAAGGGAATGGAACGTTTGAGTGTGGAGCTTGCAG GTGCAATGAGGGTCGTGTTGGCAGACATTGTGAATGTAGCACAGATGAAGTTAACAGTGAAGATATGGATGCCTATTGCAGGAAAGAAAACAGTTCAGAAATCTGTAGTAACAACGGAGAGTGTGTCTGTGGACAGTGTGTTTGTAGGAAGAGGGATAATACAAACGAAATTTATTCTGGCAAATTCTGCGAGTGTGATAATTTCAACTGTGATAGATCCAATGGCTTAATTTGTGGAG gaaaTGGTGTTTGCAAGTGTCGTGTGTGTGAATGCAATCCCAACTACACGGGCAGTGCATGTGACTGCTCTCTGGACACGACTTCATGCATGGCCACAAATGGACAGATCTGCAATGGCCGGGGCGTCTGTGAGTGCGGCGCCTGTAAATGCACGGATCCCAAGTTTCAAGGGCCAACTTGTGAGATGTGTCAGACCTGCCTTGGCGTCTGTGCTGAGCATAA GGAATGTGTTCAGTGCAGAGCCTtcaataaaggagaaaagaaagacacaTGTGCACAGGAATGTTCCCATTTTAACATTACCAAGGTTGAAAGTCGGGACAAATTACCCCAGCCAGGCCAGGTGGATCCCCTGTCCCACTGTAAGGAGAAGGATGTTGACGATTGCTGGTTCTATTTCACATATTCAGTGAATGGGAACAATGAGGCCATTGTACACGTTGTAGAGACTCCAG AGTGTCCCACTGGTCCAGACATCATTCCAATTGTCGCTGGTGTGGTTGCTGGAATTGTTCTGATTGGTCTTGCATTGCTGCTAATTTGGAAACTTTTAATGATAATTCACGACAGAAGGGAATTTGCcaaatt
- the ITGB1 gene encoding integrin beta-1 isoform X2, with translation MNLQLIFWIGLISSVCYVFGQADENRCLKANAKSCGECIQAGPNCGWCTNSTFLQEGMPTSARCDDLEALKKKGCHPDDIENPRGSKDIKKNKNVTNRSKGTAEKLKPEDITQIQPQQLVLQLRSGEPQTFALKFKRAEDYPIDLYYLMDLSYSMKDDLENVKSLGTDLMNEMKRITSDFRIGFGSFVEKTVMPYISTTPAKLKNPCTSEQNCTSPFSYKNVLSLTDKGGVFNDLVGKQRISGNLDSPEGGFDAIMQVAVCGSLIGWRNVTRLLVFSTDAGFHFAGDGKLGGIVLPNDGQCHLENDMYTMSHYYDYPSIAHLVQKLSENNIQTIFAVTEEFQPVYKELKNLIPKSAVGTLSANSSNVIQLIIDAYNSLSSEVILENSKLPEGVTISYKSYCKNGVNGTGENGRKCSNISIGDEVQFEISITSNKCPNKNSETIKIKPLGFTEEVEIILQFICECECQSEGIPSSPKCHEGNGTFECGACRCNEGRVGRHCECSTDEVNSEDMDAYCRKENSSEICSNNGECVCGQCVCRKRDNTNEIYSGKFCECDNFNCDRSNGLICGGNGVCKCRVCECNPNYTGSACDCSLDTTSCMATNGQICNGRGVCECGACKCTDPKFQGPTCEMCQTCLGVCAEHKECVQCRAFNKGEKKDTCAQECSHFNITKVESRDKLPQPGQVDPLSHCKEKDVDDCWFYFTYSVNGNNEAIVHVVETPECPTGPDIIPIVAGVVAGIVLIGLALLLIWKLLMIIHDRREFAKFEKEKMNAKWDTGENPIYKSAVTTVVNPKYEGK, from the exons ATGAAAATAGATGTTTAAAAGCAAATGCCAAATCATGTGGAGAATGTATACAAGCAGGGCCAAATTGTGGATGGTGTACAAATTCA ACATTTTTACAAGAAGGAATGCCTACTTCTGCACGATGTGATGATTTAgaagccttaaaaaagaagggtTGTCATCCAGATGATATAGAAAACCCCAGAGGTtccaaagatataaagaaaaataaaaacgtaACCAACCGTAGCAAAGGAACTGCAGAGAAGCTCAAACCAGAAGATATCACGCAGATCCAACCACAGCAGTTGGTTTTGCAATTACGATCAG GGGAGCCTCAAACATTTGCATTAAAATTCAAGAGAGCTGAAGACTATCCCATTGATCTCTACTACCTAATGGACCTTTCTTACTCTATGAAAGATGACTTGGAGAATGTAAAAAGTCTTGGAACAGATCTGATGAATGAAATGAAGAGGATTACTTCGGACTTCCGAATAG GGTTTGGCTCATTTGTGGAGAAAACTGTGATGCCTTACATTAGTACAACACCAGCAAAGCTCAAGAACCCTTGCACAAGTGAACAGAACTGCACCAGCCCATTTAGCTACAAAAATGTGCTCAGTCTTACTGATAAAGGGGGAGTATTTAATGATCTTGTTGGTAAACAGCGCATATCTGGAAATTTGGATTCTCCAGAAGGTGGTTTTGATGCAATCATGCAAGTTGCAGTTTGTGGG tcattgattggctggagAAATGTTACACGGCTGCTGGTATTTTCTACGGATGCTGGGTTTCACTTTGCTGGAGATGGGAAACTTGGTGGCATTGTTTTACCAAATGATGGACAGTGTCACCTGGAAAATGATATGTACACAATGAGCCACTATTAT GATTATCCTTCCATTGCTCACCTTGTCCAGAAATTAAGTGAAAATAACATTCAGACGATTTTTGCAGTTACTGAAGAATTTCAGCCCGTTTACAAG GAACTGAAAAATTTGATCCCTAAGTCAGCAGTAGGAACATTATCTGCAAATTCCAGCAATGTAATTCAGTTGATCATCGATGCATACAAT TCCCTTTCCTCAGAAGTAATTTTGGAAAACAGCAAATTGCCAGAAGGAGTAACAATAAGTTATAAATCTTACTGCAAAAATGGGGTGAATGGAACAggggaaaatggaagaaaatgctcCAATATTTCCATTGGAGATGAG gtTCAATTTGAAATTAGCATCACTTCAAATAAATGTCCAAATAAGAATTCTGAAACCATTAAAATTAAACCTCTGGGCTTCACTGAAGAAGTAGAGATTATTCTTCAGTTCATCTGTGAGTGTGAATGCCAAAGTGAAGGCATCCCTAGTAGTCCAAAGTGTCACGAAGGGAATGGAACGTTTGAGTGTGGAGCTTGCAG GTGCAATGAGGGTCGTGTTGGCAGACATTGTGAATGTAGCACAGATGAAGTTAACAGTGAAGATATGGATGCCTATTGCAGGAAAGAAAACAGTTCAGAAATCTGTAGTAACAACGGAGAGTGTGTCTGTGGACAGTGTGTTTGTAGGAAGAGGGATAATACAAACGAAATTTATTCTGGCAAATTCTGCGAGTGTGATAATTTCAACTGTGATAGATCCAATGGCTTAATTTGTGGAG gaaaTGGTGTTTGCAAGTGTCGTGTGTGTGAATGCAATCCCAACTACACGGGCAGTGCATGTGACTGCTCTCTGGACACGACTTCATGCATGGCCACAAATGGACAGATCTGCAATGGCCGGGGCGTCTGTGAGTGCGGCGCCTGTAAATGCACGGATCCCAAGTTTCAAGGGCCAACTTGTGAGATGTGTCAGACCTGCCTTGGCGTCTGTGCTGAGCATAA GGAATGTGTTCAGTGCAGAGCCTtcaataaaggagaaaagaaagacacaTGTGCACAGGAATGTTCCCATTTTAACATTACCAAGGTTGAAAGTCGGGACAAATTACCCCAGCCAGGCCAGGTGGATCCCCTGTCCCACTGTAAGGAGAAGGATGTTGACGATTGCTGGTTCTATTTCACATATTCAGTGAATGGGAACAATGAGGCCATTGTACACGTTGTAGAGACTCCAG AGTGTCCCACTGGTCCAGACATCATTCCAATTGTCGCTGGTGTGGTTGCTGGAATTGTTCTGATTGGTCTTGCATTGCTGCTAATTTGGAAACTTTTAATGATAATTCACGACAGAAGGGAATTTGCcaaatt